The following are from one region of the Ischnura elegans chromosome 12, ioIscEleg1.1, whole genome shotgun sequence genome:
- the LOC124169397 gene encoding histone-lysine N-methyltransferase SMYD3, whose protein sequence is MKTNLKTPVSPVKKGSTLMVAKPFVYILNSKFQGKHCDSCLKSGKVFKCSGCQFVHYCGKNCQAKAWKEHKEECVGMRRIKPRTLPDASRMMAKLIMKLKGDGDQEKAEITSTWSRRFKDLMSHYSDLKQDKNRLEHFETLRQILIEFFGGEDSLPNTAEMLGIYGRLCVNCFNILDGEMSCIGAGIYLAPSILDHSCRPNAVVTFDGPTLYVRSLVDFPSLDWKKIFISYVDLLSIRDDRRPELQKGYYFLCDCERCTAVDKSGTNGYRMTDIEVFSSTSSCPSGKCQNPIFMSGKHAGITPLCETCGRSLNDEMIASYKEVSEFSLEQIKAMGSTAYLDVCKVLIRKQNAALFHSLNILHVKTLDLAFDSAIQMQCWEDALTYGQQLLPGFRHYLGAGHPLVGILCLKVAKVALLVGSSEIEAKELVSEAAKVLFVTHGPHHPLIKDELQPLLYDVSNP, encoded by the exons ATGAAAACCAATCTGAAGACTCCAGTCTCTCCAGTTAAAAAGGGGTCTACGTTAATGGTTGCTAAAccatttgtttacattttaaattcaaagtttcaAGGGAAGCACTGTGACAGTTGTTTGAAAAG TGGTAAAGTTTTCAAATGCTCAGGGTGTCAGTTTGTGCATTATTGCGGGAAAAATTGTCAAGCTAAAGCATGGAAGGAACACAAAGAAGAATGTGTGGGGATGAGACGAATCAAGCCTCGAACTTTACCTGATGCATCTCGTATGATGGCTAAACTCATTATGAAACTCAAG GGAGATGGAGATCAAGAGAAGGCTGAGATTACCAGTACATGGTCTCGACGATTTAAGGATCTCATGTCTC ACTACTCTGATCTCAAACAGGACAAAAATCGTTTGGAGCATTTTGAAACACTCCGCCAAATTCTCATCGAGTTTTTTGGAGGGGAAGACTCTCTGCCAAATACAGCAGAGATGCTTGGAATATATGGACGT CTCTGTGTCAACTGTTTTAATATTCTTGATGGAGAAATGTCTTGCATTGGGGCCGGAATATACTTGGCTCCTTCAATTCTGGACCACTCTTGTAGACCCAATGCTGTGGTAACATTCGATGGGCCAACACTATATGTAAGATCTCTTGTTGACTTCCcatcattggactggaaaaag aTTTTCATCAGTTATGTTGATCTTCTTAGCATCAGAGATGACCGAAGGCCGGAGTTGCAGAAAGGTTATTATTTTCTGTGTGATTGTGAGCGATGTACAGCTGTAGATAAAAGTGGTACTAACGGATATCGCATGACTGATATTGAGGTATTTTCCTCTACGTCATCTTGTCCGAGTGGGAAGTGTCAGAATCCAATATTCATG tCAGGGAAACATGCCGGAATAACACCATTATGTGAAACCTGTGGCAGGAGTTTAAATGATGAGATGATTGCTAGCTATAAAGAAGTATCAGAGTTCAGTTTGGAGCAAATAAAAGCTATGGGTTCAACAGCAt ATCTTGATGTTTGCAAAGTACTTATTCGCAAACAGAATGCAGCTCTCTTCCACTCTCTCAACATTCTCCACGTGAAGACTCTAGATTTAGCTTTTGATAGTGCCATTCAGATGCAGTGTTGGGAAGATGCCTTAACATACGGACAGCAACTACTCCCTGGATTCAG GCACTACCTTGGAGCTGGCCACCCTCTCGTTGGAATACTTTGTTTGAAAGTTGCCAAGGTTGCATTATTAGTTGGAAGTTCTGAAATAGAGGCCAAGGAACTTGTTAGTGAAGCTGCAAaagttttgtttgttactcatggTCCTCATCATCCTTTAATTAAAGATGAACTACAACCTCTCCTTTATGACGTTTCAAACCCCTAA